A genomic window from Glycine max cultivar Williams 82 chromosome 17, Glycine_max_v4.0, whole genome shotgun sequence includes:
- the LOC102662939 gene encoding uncharacterized protein has protein sequence MVVIFAIGNPNKGEVVGAIEYQGLDRFQRNNPPAFNGGYNLDGAQNWIREIEKIFRVMACPKGQKVTFGTYTLVGKAEYWWENTRQCLEVEGQDVTWDVFKWVFLEKYFPEDVRNKKEMEFLELK, from the exons ATGGTTGTGATTTTT GCTATAGGGAATCCTAATAAGGGAGAAGTTGTTGGAGCTATTGAGTACCAAGGGTTGGACCGCTTCCAACGAAACAATCCTCCTGCTTTCAATGGAGGATACAACCTTGATGGTGCTCAGAATTGGATAAGGGAAATCGAGAAAATCTTCCGAGTGATGGCATGTCCGAAAGGGCAAAAAGTTACTTTTGGTACATATACTTTGGTGGGAAAAGCTGAGTATTGGTGGGAGAATACTCGCCAATGCCTAGAGGTTGAAGGTCAAGATGTGACCTGGGATGTCTTCAAGTGGGTATTTTTGGAGAAATACTTTCCTGAGGATGTTAGGAACAAGAAGGAGATGGAGTTCTTGGAGCTTAAGTAG